The following coding sequences are from one Haloplasma contractile SSD-17B window:
- a CDS encoding GNAT family N-acetyltransferase encodes MIKVRTVKNKKELKAFIMFPYKANKGNPKFVPPLIKEEMKLFDSKLNPSYHHSDVSLWIAYKNKEVVGRVAGIINYKTVNKMKKKCAHFGWFDVINDSSVATKLLETLEEWAKNRKVYTIIGPLGFTNLDNMGITVNGFNQINTLFSTSNKAYYKEFIESNGYEKKLEWHEYETKHVETVPYKLKKVSRRAKKYYQLRVIRPNSKNDIRIYLDELLRLLNHELNRIFDGVDLNKKQMNFYKKRLLRLINPKFVRIILDDKNHVIGFGMAIPSYRTALQKAHGRWYLSFLYKLKDLYVNKKFDTFLLAITDEYVGKGISAIIYEEFTNLIRHKQIELSYTYLEMENQPVPIYKNFPRKQLKKVRIYQKQIN; translated from the coding sequence ATGATTAAAGTGAGAACGGTAAAAAATAAGAAAGAGTTAAAAGCATTTATAATGTTTCCATATAAAGCGAATAAAGGTAATCCTAAGTTTGTTCCACCTTTAATTAAGGAAGAAATGAAATTATTTGATTCGAAGTTAAATCCAAGCTATCATCATTCTGATGTTTCATTATGGATTGCTTATAAAAATAAGGAAGTAGTAGGTAGAGTAGCAGGAATTATAAATTATAAAACTGTAAATAAGATGAAGAAAAAATGCGCACATTTTGGTTGGTTCGATGTAATTAATGATTCATCTGTTGCTACAAAGTTATTAGAGACACTTGAAGAGTGGGCTAAAAATAGGAAGGTATATACAATAATTGGACCATTAGGCTTTACAAACTTAGATAACATGGGAATTACAGTTAATGGATTCAATCAAATCAATACGCTTTTTAGTACGTCTAATAAAGCATATTATAAAGAGTTTATCGAAAGTAATGGGTATGAAAAGAAATTAGAATGGCACGAATATGAAACTAAACATGTAGAGACAGTACCTTACAAATTAAAAAAAGTGAGTAGGCGTGCAAAGAAATACTATCAGTTACGTGTGATTCGACCAAACTCTAAAAATGATATTAGGATTTATTTAGATGAACTTTTAAGACTTTTAAATCATGAATTAAATCGAATATTTGACGGTGTGGATTTAAATAAAAAACAGATGAACTTTTATAAAAAACGCCTCTTGAGGCTTATTAATCCTAAGTTTGTAAGAATTATTCTAGATGATAAAAATCATGTCATTGGATTTGGAATGGCGATTCCTTCATATAGGACGGCACTTCAAAAAGCACATGGAAGATGGTATCTTAGTTTTTTATATAAGCTAAAAGATTTATACGTTAATAAAAAGTTCGATACATTTTTGCTTGCTATAACTGATGAATATGTCGGCAAAGGAATTAGTGCGATCATTTATGAAGAATTTACTAACTTAATAAGACATAAGCAGATTGAGTTATCCTATACCTATTTAGAAATGGAAAACCAGCCAGTACCAATCTATAAGAATTTTCCCAGGAAACAATTAAAGAAAGTTAGAATATACCAAAAACAAATCAATTAA
- a CDS encoding heavy-metal-associated domain-containing protein produces MKKFELTMMCVSCKWKITDELKKHGYMNFDIDMDESVLIVEEDVNASKIVKIITNFGYKIEEIDTDFPDFDNMTEEELMILEEQLRNGEL; encoded by the coding sequence ATGAAGAAATTTGAACTGACTATGATGTGTGTATCCTGTAAATGGAAAATCACAGATGAACTAAAAAAACATGGCTATATGAACTTCGATATAGATATGGATGAAAGTGTTTTAATAGTTGAAGAGGATGTAAATGCAAGTAAAATCGTTAAAATCATAACAAATTTCGGGTATAAAATCGAAGAAATAGATACAGATTTTCCTGATTTTGATAACATGACAGAAGAAGAATTAATGATATTAGAAGAACAATTACGAAATGGAGAACTTTAA
- a CDS encoding urease accessory protein UreH domain-containing protein, with amino-acid sequence MEVQKIIKINGMTCTSCERILSSKLSNVGGITGVDLSYSNSSATIKYIPSKVTFNQITKVIEDSGYRVHTRLDNLNLMLFIILIILIYLIVKTKVGFNFMSNLDQSVSFGILFVIGLLSSFHCVAMCGGINLSQSLGKKVNIKQESKFSIMKPSILYNSGRVISYTVIGGIVGAVGGVLSFTQKTNTLIMIFAGLFMVVMGLKMLNIIPKFKSSKMNIQFLNYMYQRLYKKRIKTKTPFIVGLFNGFMPCGPLQTIQLYALGTGSMIEGSLSMFFFSIGTVPLMFSLGTMGGYLKGSYRNRLTKLSALFVIILGLIMMNRGLTIDLSIFDRSNFESNVATTHENYQYIETTFTKSDYENIQIEKDLPVRWIIYISEEDLNDCNRLVLIPEYNIEKTLKPGRNLIEFTPTANGSFDYYCSMRMIRSKITVVDGN; translated from the coding sequence ATGGAAGTTCAAAAAATAATTAAAATTAATGGAATGACTTGTACAAGTTGTGAACGTATTCTGTCAAGTAAATTAAGTAATGTAGGTGGAATAACAGGTGTTGATTTATCGTATAGTAATTCGTCAGCAACTATCAAGTATATTCCAAGCAAAGTCACTTTTAATCAAATAACAAAGGTAATAGAGGATAGTGGATATAGAGTACATACTAGATTAGACAATCTAAATCTGATGTTATTTATTATTCTTATAATCTTAATTTACCTAATAGTAAAAACAAAAGTTGGATTTAATTTTATGTCTAATCTAGACCAATCGGTAAGTTTCGGTATTCTATTTGTAATAGGTTTACTTTCTTCATTTCATTGTGTGGCGATGTGTGGTGGTATAAACCTATCTCAAAGTTTAGGGAAAAAAGTTAATATAAAACAAGAGTCAAAATTCTCAATCATGAAACCGAGTATTCTTTACAATTCAGGTCGTGTTATATCCTATACAGTAATAGGCGGAATTGTAGGTGCGGTTGGTGGAGTATTATCATTTACACAGAAAACAAATACTTTAATCATGATTTTTGCAGGTTTATTTATGGTTGTAATGGGACTGAAAATGCTAAATATAATACCTAAATTTAAATCCTCTAAAATGAACATACAGTTTTTAAATTATATGTATCAACGATTATATAAAAAAAGAATTAAAACAAAAACACCTTTTATAGTTGGATTATTTAATGGTTTTATGCCTTGTGGCCCATTACAAACAATTCAGTTGTATGCATTAGGGACAGGGAGCATGATTGAAGGAAGTCTTTCAATGTTTTTCTTTAGTATAGGTACTGTCCCACTAATGTTTAGTTTAGGAACAATGGGTGGTTATTTAAAAGGAAGTTACAGAAACAGACTAACAAAACTGAGTGCACTATTTGTTATTATTCTTGGCCTAATAATGATGAATAGGGGATTAACTATTGATCTAAGCATCTTTGATAGGTCAAATTTCGAGTCAAATGTAGCGACTACTCATGAAAACTATCAATATATAGAAACAACATTTACTAAAAGTGATTATGAGAATATACAAATTGAAAAGGATTTGCCAGTCCGATGGATCATCTACATAAGTGAAGAAGATTTAAATGATTGTAATCGGTTGGTTTTGATACCAGAGTATAATATTGAAAAGACTTTGAAACCAGGAAGAAATCTTATAGAGTTTACTCCAACAGCAAACGGATCATTTGACTATTATTGTTCAATGAGAATGATAAGAAGCAAGATTACAGTTGTTGATGGTAATTAG
- a CDS encoding metallophosphoesterase: MEIRIPEFSLVVLIGEEHTGKTTFAKQFFNDKEIFCTEYCETLLSGDDAPVYKHDSFGLLHSIVTKRLKNGNLTVVDEENLTQSMREKLIQITKKADCYPVAIYFKGKGNLHHEQNLERLKGLSDDAIVRQLKKERFKYVYIIGDDHQFDEVRIIKDLSPSNLKTEQGPFDIIGDVHGCYDELEHLLTKLGYTIKRDIKSKYGFDVIAPKNRKVIFVGDLTDRGPNVVDCFKLAMTMIDEKQAFCVMGNHEAKLLKKLNGRNVKLKHGLEITMEQLEHETEEFKEQLRNFVDQLAIHLEFDNGNLVVAHAGLPERYHGKKSGKIRSFALYGDVAGFDEEGRPIRKDWSLDYEGNATVVYGHVPRKEYYISNKTYGIDTGCVFGGKLTCLQYPELVLVQVQANRVYSEHRDF, encoded by the coding sequence ATGGAAATAAGAATACCAGAATTTTCACTAGTCGTTTTAATTGGAGAAGAACATACAGGAAAGACAACATTTGCTAAACAATTTTTCAATGATAAAGAAATTTTCTGTACTGAGTACTGTGAAACATTATTATCAGGTGATGATGCTCCTGTATACAAGCATGACTCATTTGGTTTATTACATTCAATAGTAACAAAGCGCTTAAAAAATGGTAATTTAACCGTTGTTGATGAAGAAAATCTAACTCAATCGATGCGAGAAAAACTCATCCAGATTACAAAAAAGGCAGATTGCTACCCTGTAGCTATTTATTTTAAAGGGAAAGGAAATTTACATCATGAACAAAATCTGGAACGACTAAAAGGATTAAGTGATGATGCAATTGTTAGGCAATTAAAAAAAGAACGGTTTAAATATGTATACATAATAGGAGACGATCACCAGTTTGATGAGGTTAGAATTATCAAAGACTTATCACCAAGTAATTTAAAGACAGAGCAAGGACCATTCGACATAATTGGTGATGTCCATGGATGTTATGATGAACTAGAACATCTACTTACAAAGCTTGGGTACACGATTAAACGTGATATAAAAAGTAAATATGGTTTTGATGTAATAGCACCTAAAAATCGAAAAGTTATCTTTGTTGGGGACTTAACAGATAGAGGACCAAATGTTGTCGACTGTTTTAAACTAGCGATGACAATGATCGACGAGAAACAAGCATTCTGTGTAATGGGAAATCATGAGGCAAAGTTATTGAAAAAATTAAATGGACGTAATGTTAAATTGAAGCATGGTTTAGAGATTACAATGGAACAACTTGAGCATGAAACTGAAGAATTTAAGGAACAGCTAAGGAATTTTGTTGATCAGCTTGCTATTCACTTAGAATTTGACAATGGTAACTTAGTAGTTGCACATGCAGGACTACCTGAACGTTATCATGGGAAAAAGTCAGGGAAAATTAGAAGTTTTGCCCTTTACGGTGATGTAGCAGGATTTGATGAAGAGGGAAGACCGATTCGAAAAGACTGGTCATTAGACTATGAGGGCAACGCAACAGTCGTTTATGGCCATGTTCCCCGAAAAGAGTATTATATCTCCAACAAAACGTATGGAATTGATACTGGTTGTGTATTTGGGGGTAAACTGACCTGTTTACAGTATCCGGAGCTAGTATTAGTTCAAGTTCAAGCAAATCGGGTATATAGTGAACATAGAGATTTTTAA
- a CDS encoding FMN-dependent NADH-azoreductase, producing the protein MYRKILYIKANPKPEEDSYTFKLANEFLKYYKQENPDDQITELDLYKEGIKCLDQKMLKELSDKERNEMHRHALQFAKSDKYIIAAPMWNLSVPAILKAYFDYVSYAGITFKYTEKGPMGLLGDKPRRVMHIVSRGGQYSEGPYKAFEMGDEYVRTILGFMGIIKVETLALENTNVLNGNELHEKVREAYKEAKRMGKHF; encoded by the coding sequence ATGTATAGAAAAATATTGTATATAAAAGCAAACCCAAAACCAGAAGAAGACTCTTACACGTTTAAATTAGCAAATGAATTCTTAAAATATTACAAGCAAGAAAATCCAGATGATCAAATAACTGAGCTAGATTTATATAAAGAAGGAATTAAATGTCTTGATCAAAAGATGTTAAAAGAGTTATCAGATAAAGAGAGGAACGAAATGCATCGTCATGCCTTACAGTTTGCTAAATCAGATAAATATATAATAGCAGCGCCTATGTGGAATTTATCTGTTCCTGCAATTCTAAAGGCTTATTTTGATTATGTTTCATATGCTGGTATAACGTTCAAGTATACGGAAAAAGGACCAATGGGACTCCTTGGAGACAAACCTAGACGTGTGATGCATATTGTGAGTCGCGGTGGTCAATATAGTGAGGGACCTTATAAAGCATTTGAAATGGGTGATGAGTATGTGCGCACAATATTAGGGTTTATGGGTATTATAAAAGTAGAAACCTTGGCTTTAGAAAACACAAATGTGTTAAATGGCAATGAGTTACATGAAAAAGTTAGAGAAGCTTATAAAGAGGCAAAAAGAATGGGAAAACATTTTTAG
- a CDS encoding thiol-disulfide isomerase yields MFTKKIIIGMLLVFVLSLSTGVGVGLFINKTDGKAEESDPKSFDYLPTLNHADFKEKYDAGQEFYVYIGRPECGDSIKFNKEFESVFVDFNTDGTVADIKYDLDVKNFYYFNVAEIIPDFKQEDRDQYKDLYGFYFTPSLVHYKDGKVVNIAEWDSIYGFSSADYMKWFYETDLIVPNNEVYHEGATDKE; encoded by the coding sequence ATGTTTACAAAAAAGATAATTATAGGTATGCTACTAGTTTTTGTTTTATCATTAAGTACAGGAGTTGGTGTAGGATTATTTATAAATAAGACAGATGGTAAAGCTGAAGAATCAGATCCAAAAAGTTTCGATTATTTACCTACACTGAATCACGCCGATTTTAAAGAGAAGTATGATGCAGGTCAAGAGTTTTATGTTTATATAGGACGCCCCGAATGTGGTGATTCAATCAAATTTAACAAAGAGTTTGAATCTGTGTTTGTGGACTTTAATACGGATGGAACAGTTGCCGATATTAAATATGATCTAGATGTAAAGAACTTTTATTATTTTAATGTTGCAGAGATTATTCCAGACTTCAAACAAGAGGACCGTGATCAATATAAGGATTTATACGGATTTTATTTTACACCGTCTTTAGTTCATTACAAAGATGGAAAAGTCGTGAACATAGCCGAATGGGATTCAATTTATGGATTTAGCAGTGCAGATTATATGAAATGGTTCTATGAGACAGATTTAATTGTTCCAAACAATGAAGTCTATCATGAAGGAGCGACAGACAAAGAATAA
- a CDS encoding MASE3 domain-containing protein, translating to MGVKYIDALFVCAIALLMYLLGQTYYDVFHTIIEGISVSLALIIFYVTWIKRHQLQVTWFVLVGVSYLFVAILSFFHMLAALDYYLFTIQIKLEPRLIYFWTINNSVQSITFLLASIFYKKKYTINMLLTIMLYSIGIAAVIIVWNDFQVSFIMGKGFTNFNLIIQSVNCSLLIVSIYLLMTRKIEDKGNESLIDLCKGILLLTLSILSILLITTTTNPFNIIGHLLRVGSSYYIIKAVQCSSKNLRLISGR from the coding sequence ATGGGAGTTAAGTATATAGATGCATTGTTTGTTTGTGCGATAGCTCTTTTAATGTACCTATTAGGGCAAACGTATTATGATGTATTTCATACGATTATTGAAGGGATCTCTGTTAGTTTAGCGTTAATAATATTCTATGTCACTTGGATTAAAAGACATCAATTACAAGTTACTTGGTTTGTTTTGGTCGGCGTTAGTTATTTGTTTGTAGCAATACTATCTTTTTTTCACATGCTAGCAGCCCTTGATTACTATTTATTTACGATTCAAATTAAATTAGAACCACGACTCATATACTTTTGGACAATAAATAATAGTGTTCAAAGTATAACCTTTTTATTAGCGTCAATATTTTATAAGAAAAAGTACACGATTAACATGCTTTTAACAATCATGCTATATTCTATAGGGATTGCAGCTGTCATTATTGTATGGAATGATTTTCAGGTAAGCTTTATAATGGGAAAAGGGTTTACAAATTTTAATTTAATCATTCAGAGTGTAAATTGTTCGTTATTAATAGTTTCCATTTATTTGTTAATGACACGAAAAATAGAAGATAAGGGCAATGAGTCACTCATAGATCTATGTAAAGGTATTTTACTTCTTACACTCTCAATCTTAAGTATCTTATTAATAACAACAACAACTAATCCATTTAATATTATTGGGCACTTACTAAGAGTCGGCTCATCATATTATATAATAAAAGCAGTGCAATGTAGTAGTAAAAACCTACGGCTTATATCCGGGCGATAA
- a CDS encoding SHOCT domain-containing protein: MLFNCFDGYHLGRGAWLGNGLMGLFIIALVAVIIILLFKKDSTPTKRKTNNDAMKLLDKKFVTGELTEEEYIHRKNLLKK; the protein is encoded by the coding sequence ATGTTGTTTAATTGTTTTGATGGTTATCATTTGGGTAGAGGTGCTTGGTTAGGAAATGGTCTAATGGGATTATTCATCATTGCATTAGTTGCAGTTATTATAATCTTATTATTCAAAAAAGATTCAACACCTACAAAGAGAAAAACTAATAACGATGCAATGAAATTATTAGATAAGAAATTTGTCACTGGTGAGCTTACAGAAGAAGAATATATCCATCGTAAGAACTTATTAAAAAAATAA
- a CDS encoding SHOCT domain-containing protein, with translation MMFGGLILLIVLVYILYHTSDNQTINLGNKNSSNEKSAIQMLNERYANGDIQEEEYIRKKELLSK, from the coding sequence ATGATGTTTGGTGGATTGATTTTATTAATTGTTCTTGTTTATATTCTATATCATACATCGGATAATCAAACAATCAACTTAGGTAATAAGAATAGTTCAAATGAAAAGAGTGCTATTCAGATGTTGAATGAGCGCTATGCGAATGGTGATATACAAGAAGAAGAATACATTCGTAAGAAAGAATTATTAAGCAAATAA
- a CDS encoding heavy metal translocating P-type ATPase, with protein sequence MSERKKIFEVDNLSCANCAQKIEDKIKQQIKVDHVHVNFVTKQIQVEYSNSINTQDLFVQIKKVVEEVEGSTAVCELVSKKQDQSSKYAVIGLDCANCATKIEQTLNNTDGIKKANLDFVSKTLSYTLKENQNKIKMHDKIAKLVDDIEPGVRLKLIDHTNEAVEEQGLKISQHIPLILGALIFISILFVDKTSVLYIPMFIISYLLIGGEIVFRAIKNLFRGKVFDENFLMTVATIGAFGIEEYPEAVAVMLFYQVGELFQGMAVNRSRRNIKKLMSIKPDVANLKTDTGLRNVPVEYVEIDSIVVVKPGEKVPLDGVIIEGESTLDTKALTGESLPVEVSTDEEVLSGTINLTGLITVRVTKTSEESTVSKVLELVQNASSKKAQTENFITKFARVYTPIVTISALLLALIPPLLVEGQSYSDWLSRAFVFLVISCPCALVVSIPLGFFGGIGSASKHGILVKGGNYLEALNNIKIAVFDKTGTLTKGEFAVKQVQPTSQSFTELQILEIAAHVESFSNHPIARSVLNAYENEINEQAIEEVEEISGHGLKAIYKDNQIVIGNARLMNRESIDIQVVEEVGSILYIAVNGEYIGYILVQDEIKNDSKHAIKQLKALGVNKTVMLTGDKRNVAELVGTELGIDEVYAELLPNDKLDQVEKLLKEKQKGNLFFVGDGINDTPVLARADIGIAMGGLGADAAIDVADVVIMTDEPSKIATGIKVAKKTRRIVWQNIVLALGVKLFVLALGALGEAGMWEAVFADVGVSVIAVLNAMRILRYRAR encoded by the coding sequence ATGTCAGAGAGAAAAAAAATATTTGAAGTAGACAACTTAAGTTGTGCCAATTGTGCACAAAAGATAGAAGATAAAATTAAACAGCAAATAAAGGTTGATCATGTGCACGTTAATTTTGTTACCAAACAAATCCAGGTAGAATATAGCAACTCCATTAATACTCAGGATCTTTTTGTTCAAATTAAGAAAGTTGTTGAAGAAGTAGAAGGAAGTACTGCTGTTTGTGAGTTAGTTTCAAAAAAACAAGATCAGTCTAGTAAGTATGCAGTAATTGGATTAGATTGTGCAAATTGTGCAACAAAGATAGAGCAAACTCTTAATAATACAGACGGAATTAAAAAGGCCAATCTTGACTTTGTTTCAAAAACATTATCATATACATTAAAAGAGAATCAAAATAAAATTAAGATGCATGATAAAATAGCAAAACTTGTTGATGATATAGAACCAGGTGTCAGGCTGAAATTAATCGATCACACGAATGAAGCTGTTGAAGAGCAGGGATTAAAAATTAGTCAACACATTCCACTCATATTAGGTGCACTTATTTTTATTAGTATACTCTTTGTAGACAAGACATCAGTACTATACATTCCTATGTTTATTATCAGTTACCTTTTAATAGGTGGCGAAATTGTTTTTAGAGCAATTAAGAATTTGTTTAGAGGTAAAGTTTTTGATGAAAACTTTTTAATGACAGTAGCGACAATAGGAGCGTTTGGAATTGAAGAATATCCAGAGGCAGTAGCCGTTATGTTATTTTATCAAGTAGGGGAACTGTTTCAGGGTATGGCTGTCAATCGATCAAGGCGAAATATTAAAAAACTAATGTCAATTAAGCCAGATGTAGCCAACCTAAAGACAGATACAGGACTCCGTAATGTTCCGGTTGAATATGTTGAAATAGACAGTATAGTAGTCGTAAAACCTGGAGAAAAGGTACCACTTGATGGCGTAATTATAGAAGGTGAATCTACACTTGATACGAAAGCACTAACAGGTGAATCGTTACCGGTTGAAGTATCAACAGATGAAGAAGTATTATCAGGTACAATTAATTTAACAGGATTAATTACTGTACGTGTTACGAAAACGTCCGAAGAATCAACGGTATCTAAGGTATTAGAGTTAGTACAGAATGCTTCTAGTAAAAAAGCACAAACTGAAAACTTTATCACAAAATTTGCTAGAGTCTATACACCAATTGTAACAATTTCAGCATTATTACTAGCACTGATTCCACCTCTATTAGTAGAGGGTCAGTCCTACTCTGACTGGTTATCCCGTGCATTTGTCTTCTTAGTCATATCATGTCCTTGTGCACTTGTAGTATCTATTCCACTCGGATTCTTTGGTGGAATTGGATCGGCATCAAAGCATGGTATTCTTGTAAAGGGTGGCAACTATTTAGAGGCATTAAACAACATTAAAATAGCTGTATTTGATAAGACCGGTACACTGACTAAAGGTGAATTTGCAGTGAAACAAGTTCAACCGACTAGTCAGTCATTCACTGAATTACAAATCTTAGAGATTGCCGCCCATGTAGAAAGTTTTTCTAATCATCCGATTGCTCGTTCTGTGTTAAATGCATACGAAAATGAAATTAATGAACAAGCAATAGAAGAAGTAGAAGAAATTTCAGGTCACGGGTTAAAGGCTATATACAAAGATAATCAAATTGTAATCGGAAATGCTCGCTTGATGAACCGTGAATCGATTGATATTCAGGTGGTAGAGGAAGTTGGTTCAATTTTATACATTGCAGTGAACGGTGAATATATTGGGTATATTTTAGTTCAAGATGAGATAAAAAATGACTCAAAACATGCAATTAAACAATTAAAGGCATTAGGTGTTAATAAAACCGTTATGTTAACTGGTGATAAAAGAAATGTTGCTGAATTAGTAGGAACTGAACTAGGTATTGACGAAGTCTATGCAGAACTACTGCCGAATGACAAATTAGATCAAGTTGAAAAACTACTTAAAGAAAAGCAAAAAGGAAACTTATTCTTTGTTGGTGATGGAATTAATGATACCCCTGTACTAGCTAGAGCTGACATTGGCATTGCTATGGGAGGACTAGGTGCAGATGCTGCAATTGATGTAGCAGATGTTGTGATTATGACAGATGAACCATCAAAAATAGCTACAGGAATAAAAGTTGCAAAGAAAACGCGTCGAATAGTTTGGCAAAATATCGTATTAGCCTTAGGTGTTAAACTATTTGTACTAGCTTTAGGTGCGTTAGGGGAAGCAGGCATGTGGGAAGCGGTATTTGCAGATGTTGGTGTTTCTGTAATTGCAGTTTTAAATGCCATGCGAATCCTACGTTATCGTGCTAGGTAA
- a CDS encoding MASE3 domain-containing protein: MKYKQLSLMLLIFLTLLLILFRTKNYRLFHLSIELSIMIMSIIIFMIVWRYKSLTDKSYIVLLGVAYLQIAIYTFLHSFASGQFNATENRDLAVHIWLVCNTMQSVTFLLSSLLYKTKFRLNSYITLIVYCLLTLALSYAILTYDTLPNAYQTLRGISTSIITIQFVNSIMMLTTVYIFIVKNKAELTDSYTNVMIQGIFLIIVSIWSFNLLQYLNDIFHTIGYVLTLFSHYLIFRAVITYGVFSSEQLKKEQRKSQYYTVK; encoded by the coding sequence ATGAAATACAAACAGCTATCGTTGATGCTATTAATTTTTTTAACGCTATTACTCATTCTGTTTAGAACTAAAAACTACCGTTTATTCCATTTGTCAATAGAACTGTCAATCATGATTATGTCGATTATAATTTTTATGATCGTATGGAGATATAAGTCCTTAACGGACAAATCCTATATTGTATTACTTGGAGTTGCTTACTTACAAATTGCTATATATACTTTTTTACACTCGTTTGCTTCAGGACAGTTTAATGCTACTGAAAATAGAGACTTAGCGGTTCATATTTGGCTCGTATGTAATACCATGCAAAGTGTAACGTTTTTACTATCTAGCCTATTATATAAAACAAAATTCAGATTAAATTCATATATTACTCTTATTGTATATTGTTTACTAACATTGGCTTTATCCTATGCAATCCTTACGTATGATACGTTACCAAATGCTTATCAAACACTTAGAGGGATTTCTACATCCATCATAACGATTCAATTTGTTAATAGTATTATGATGTTGACTACGGTTTATATCTTTATTGTTAAAAATAAAGCAGAATTAACTGACTCATATACAAATGTAATGATTCAGGGAATATTTTTGATCATTGTGTCTATTTGGTCATTTAATTTATTACAGTATTTAAACGATATATTCCACACAATAGGATACGTATTGACTTTGTTCTCCCACTATTTAATTTTTAGGGCCGTGATCACCTATGGTGTTTTTAGCTCAGAACAACTGAAAAAAGAACAGAGAAAAAGTCAATATTATACAGTGAAGTAG
- a CDS encoding MASE3 domain-containing protein, with product MGRTLSYKLVIVAIILLGINMLHFYNFLIFHSIVELYCIAVAIAVFTLVWNLRDQINHTFVLVVGVGYLYTGLFDFIHILTFEGMNVIPLTESHFDVDSWLIARYIESISILLAVILQKFKVNVKLDFLISVYLVISIMIFYITFINDHIPNGYISGSGITQFKIMNELIICVFLGLTILILSMNKKLLKKNTLVYTMIALVLTLLSEISFMFFSNKSDWIFILGHNIKVLSYFFTYSAISTVVIMERRIDQDICKHSHWL from the coding sequence ATGGGACGAACTTTATCTTACAAGTTAGTTATTGTAGCAATCATTTTATTAGGGATTAATATGCTCCACTTTTATAACTTTTTAATTTTCCATAGTATCGTAGAACTGTATTGTATAGCTGTTGCAATTGCTGTTTTCACATTGGTTTGGAACTTGCGAGACCAGATTAATCATACGTTCGTTCTTGTAGTGGGGGTTGGTTATCTTTACACAGGATTATTTGATTTTATTCATATTTTAACTTTTGAAGGAATGAATGTAATACCATTAACAGAATCCCATTTTGATGTTGATTCATGGCTTATAGCTAGATACATTGAAAGTATTTCAATACTACTAGCTGTTATTCTACAGAAATTTAAGGTTAATGTTAAACTTGATTTTTTAATATCAGTGTATCTCGTGATATCGATTATGATTTTCTATATAACATTTATCAATGACCACATTCCAAATGGTTATATATCGGGCAGTGGGATCACACAGTTTAAAATTATGAATGAGTTGATCATATGTGTTTTTCTAGGATTAACAATTCTTATCTTAAGTATGAACAAAAAACTACTGAAGAAAAATACGTTAGTTTATACTATGATTGCACTAGTTCTAACATTATTATCTGAAATTTCATTTATGTTTTTTTCGAACAAGTCAGATTGGATTTTTATACTGGGCCATAATATCAAGGTGTTGTCTTACTTCTTTACTTATAGTGCGATTTCAACTGTAGTGATAATGGAAAGGAGAATTGATCAGGATATATGTAAACACAGTCACTGGTTATAA